The Branchiostoma floridae strain S238N-H82 chromosome 10, Bfl_VNyyK, whole genome shotgun sequence genome has a segment encoding these proteins:
- the LOC118424978 gene encoding OTU domain-containing protein DDB_G0284757-like gives MDRRIHYNTTMRFDFNTMQLIFYCEALDIGTGTSDNSGKRESRQGAAEHAIEHLLKRLRENGDFEKLKHLLTEVRVEDDSRTDTYNRLARHVAESGLTFRAEVPKDGNCMFHAVSDQLFRTEGRRISHGELRKQVVDFLRQNPHNANGDHLSDFVPDQNWESYLDTMSHDGTWGDHIVLQAMADMFGHDVSIVSSVEAENYVTILTPSTGTVGRREPPLLLGHYAENHYASLGSAGS, from the exons ATGGACAGAAGGATTCACTACAACACCACTATGCGGTTCGACTTCAACACGATGCAGCTGATCTTCTACTGCGAGGCCTTGGACATCGGGACCGGCACGTCCGACAACTCCGGTAAACGCGAGAGTCGCCAGGGGGCAGCAGAGCACGCGATCGAACACCTGCTTAAACGGCTGAGGGAAAACG GTGACTTTGAGAAGTTGAAGCACCTGCTAACGGAGGTGAGAGTAGAAGACGACTCCCGTACTGACACCTACAACAGACTGGCCAGGCACGTGGCAGAGTCAGGGCTGACCTTCCGGGCTGAGGTGCCGAAGGACGGAAACTGCATGTTTCATGCCGTGTCTGATCAACTCTTCCGTACAGAGGGGAGACGAATTAGCCACGGGGAGCTGCGCAAGCAAGTTGTTGACTTCTTGAGGCAGAATCCACATAAT GCCAATGGTGACCATCTCAGTGACTTCGTCCCAGATCAAAACTGGGAAAGCTACCTGGACACCATGTCACATGATGGGACGTGGGGAGACCACATCGTCCTACAGGCCATGGCGGACATGTTTGGTCATGACGTCAGCATCGTGTCCAGTGTAGAGGCGGAGAACTACGTCACCATCCTGACACCAAGTACCGGGACTGTGGGCAGGAGAGAACCTCCTCTGTTACTGGGGCATTATGCCGAGAACCACTATGCAAGTCTTGGTTCTG CTGGGTCATGA